One Aegilops tauschii subsp. strangulata cultivar AL8/78 chromosome 7, Aet v6.0, whole genome shotgun sequence genomic window carries:
- the LOC109769192 gene encoding probable small nuclear ribonucleoprotein F: protein MATVPVNPKPFLLNLTGKTVIVKLKWGMEYKGYLVSVDSYMNLQLSGTEEYIDGQCSGNLGDILIRCNNVMYLRGVPEEDTDIPDAA, encoded by the exons ACTGTGCCAGTTAACCCCAAGCCGTTCTTACTAAACTTAACAGGGAAGACGGTCATCGTCAAGCTGAAATGGGGCATGGAGTATAAAG GATATCTTGTTTCAGTGGACTCCTACATGAATCTGCAG CTAAGTGGTACTGAGGAATACATTGATGGGCAATGCTCTGGGAATTTGGGAGACATACTGATAAG ATGCAACAATGTGATGTACCTCCGAGGTGTTCCAGAGGAGGACACGGACATTCCAGATGCGGCCTGA